The genomic segment ATCCAAAAACGTGCAGAACGGAGAGTCAAACCTGCCCTTCCAAGTCAACTCTGACGGAAGCAGCTCCGAGAACTTCAGCATCACTAAGGCCAACGTGACTGGACTCTGCTCCCTGCGCCGCTCCAAGTCCGCTTCCTTCAACGCCGACCAGGTATgtcaaatgaaaagaaatatgtatGAAATAAACTTAAAGGCATTAACTTATTTAACTCATTAACTTCAGAATTTTGAAAGGAAGTTTCATAAGAATGATATTCTATTTCTTATAGCTAAGTATATATTATCGCATTATTAGTGACCTATATTACACATTTTACAGAGTGTGCTTTCCGGTTCGGTTGTCGTGGAAAACGCTCGTGCCAACGCCGACTACACGGTAACCTTTGCCGGTGTTGGAGAAGCTCCAGCCCAGACTGTTTCTGGTCAAGTTGTAGAGCGTGTGGACAAGCTGTTCGCAGATATCCAGATCAACTTGGACAACCTTGTGCCTCAGAACATCGCCAGCTACACCGCAAGATCGGGTCACGACCTGCTTGAAAGTGCAAGCAACTTGGACGGCAACAATATGAAGGACGTTCACAGCGCCGGCTTCAGGAAGGCTTTGCGAGAGATCCTGGAGAAAACCATGGCTTCCAACGTGAAGGTGCAGATTAACAAGTCCATCCAGGATATGAAGAATGCTTGAAACTCAAGAATGATACTAATGAGACTTATGAGTGTACAGAGAGACAAAATATA from the Penaeus vannamei isolate JL-2024 chromosome 33, ASM4276789v1, whole genome shotgun sequence genome contains:
- the LOC113813850 gene encoding uncharacterized protein — its product is MLRIVSLAVTLAVCVARPNQWDDQLGLFPADGGDSQPILPRAVANPTTPNQILDAVLEGAIAYMEALGWCGSKNVQNGESNLPFQVNSDGSSSENFSITKANVTGLCSLRRSKSASFNADQSVLSGSVVVENARANADYTVTFAGVGEAPAQTVSGQVVERVDKLFADIQINLDNLVPQNIASYTARSGHDLLESASNLDGNNMKDVHSAGFRKALREILEKTMASNVKVQINKSIQDMKNA